In Primulina eburnea isolate SZY01 chromosome 3, ASM2296580v1, whole genome shotgun sequence, one DNA window encodes the following:
- the LOC140828432 gene encoding ethylene-responsive transcription factor ERF008-like, with the protein MEEPCLNSSPSSSTGETKRRERQKDKPYRGIRMRKWGKWVAEIREPNKRSRIWLGSYNSPVAAARAYDTAVFYLRGPSARLNFPEYIVKDGDEPGELSAATIRKKAIEVGASVDAIQAAGHARADSGMVSEKPDLNEYPSPDDSEDS; encoded by the coding sequence ATGGAAGAACCTTGTCTTAATTCTTCGCCATCTTCATCAACCGGAGAGACTAAGCGGAGGGAGAGGCAGAAAGACAAGCCCTACCGAGGTATACGGATGCGGAAGTGGGGGAAATGGGTGGCGGAGATTAGGGAGCCGAACAAAAGATCAAGAATCTGGCTCGGCTCTTACAACTCCCCTGTGGCGGCGGCGCGTGCGTATGACACGGCGGTTTTCTATCTCCGCGGCCCTTCGGCGAGGCTCAACTTCCCTGAATACATAGTTAAAGATGGCGACGAGCCTGGGGAGTTGTCCGCCGCTACCATAAGGAAGAAAGCCATCGAAGTTGGAGCTAGCGTCGACGCCATCCAGGCCGCCGGCCATGCACGCGCCGACTCCGGCATGGTGTCTGAAAAGCCCGACCTGAATGAATACCCCAGCCCCGACGATTCCGAGGATAGTTAa